One region of Syntrophobacter fumaroxidans MPOB genomic DNA includes:
- a CDS encoding peptidoglycan D,D-transpeptidase FtsI family protein: MAEKRNPGKFLNARYWSCCLLFNILVIGGFCLILFKAFRLQVLEYSTWDERARNQVQTTFQVPAYRGSIYDCKGRLLSYSVPQPSLYADGDQIENPKKMAAQLAALLGEPEAAIEKKLVANRHFVWLKRHLTDQQAAAIEAMNRRGLSLTREYKRFYPYRQVAGQVLGFVGMDGVGLEGVEKSFDQVLRENATSVGQVRDGIRKCLWMRPCLPPEPGESFGVRLALDTFIQYVSECELEAAMAKYKAKAGEVVVVDAQTSEVLAIANWPPFDPNHPDKRNPNSWRNRVITDSFEPGSTFKVFLVSAALEEGVIKEKDRIFCENGKCKLAGHVINDTHPYGWLTIPEVVKYSSNIGASKLALQMGNERYARYIKAFGFGSPTGISLPGEVKGLLRSHKRWRPIDLATTGFGQSIGVTAMQLNSAIQTIANGGEFIEPQIAKEILDAQGQPVSRYCAKPLRRVMQKQTADRIRAMMELVTKEGGTGTSAVPEGYTVAGKTGTAQVLDSATGRYASNKYTAVFTGFVPADKPRLVMTVVIHEPQGAIYGGVVSAPVFKNISAKVLPYLGVQPTLESVPPAKGLRLAGKSGQSVAKASADASKAAARGAETKKPVGAAARSGKPDADKTLKAGASDGITAKSQAKPAVTRASGLEQYSLKAQTPATGAYQGTGRAGAALASLPERSVPREKREPAHAGETTLKLLVD, from the coding sequence ATGGCGGAAAAACGAAATCCCGGAAAATTTCTGAATGCGCGCTACTGGTCGTGCTGCCTCCTCTTCAACATTCTGGTCATCGGCGGCTTCTGTCTGATCCTGTTCAAGGCCTTCCGCCTTCAAGTCCTGGAATACTCGACCTGGGACGAAAGGGCGCGCAACCAGGTCCAAACCACTTTCCAGGTCCCGGCCTACCGGGGTTCCATCTATGACTGCAAGGGCCGGCTGTTGTCCTACTCCGTGCCGCAGCCGTCGCTGTATGCGGATGGGGATCAGATCGAAAATCCGAAGAAAATGGCGGCCCAACTGGCCGCGCTGCTGGGAGAACCCGAAGCGGCTATTGAGAAGAAACTGGTCGCCAACCGCCATTTCGTCTGGCTCAAACGGCATCTCACGGATCAGCAGGCAGCCGCGATCGAAGCCATGAACCGGCGTGGTCTGAGCCTGACCAGGGAATACAAGCGATTCTATCCCTATCGCCAGGTGGCGGGGCAGGTGCTCGGATTCGTGGGAATGGACGGTGTCGGGCTCGAAGGGGTCGAGAAGTCTTTCGACCAGGTGCTGCGCGAAAACGCGACGTCGGTGGGCCAGGTGCGGGATGGAATCCGCAAATGCCTTTGGATGCGGCCCTGCCTTCCCCCTGAACCGGGTGAAAGCTTCGGAGTGCGCCTGGCACTGGACACGTTCATCCAATATGTGAGCGAGTGCGAGCTGGAGGCGGCGATGGCCAAGTACAAGGCGAAAGCCGGTGAAGTGGTCGTCGTCGACGCCCAGACGTCCGAAGTCCTGGCTATTGCCAACTGGCCTCCCTTCGATCCCAACCATCCCGACAAGAGAAATCCGAATTCGTGGCGCAACCGGGTCATCACGGATTCTTTCGAGCCGGGGTCGACGTTCAAGGTCTTCCTGGTCAGTGCGGCGCTCGAGGAAGGAGTCATCAAGGAGAAGGACCGCATTTTCTGCGAGAACGGAAAATGCAAGCTCGCAGGGCACGTCATCAACGACACGCATCCTTACGGCTGGCTCACCATTCCGGAAGTCGTGAAATACTCGAGCAACATCGGCGCCTCGAAGCTGGCGCTGCAGATGGGAAACGAACGCTATGCACGCTACATTAAGGCGTTCGGGTTCGGCTCTCCAACGGGCATCAGCCTTCCGGGAGAAGTGAAAGGCCTTCTCAGGAGCCATAAGCGTTGGCGGCCCATCGATCTGGCCACTACCGGGTTCGGCCAGAGCATAGGCGTCACCGCCATGCAATTGAACTCCGCCATCCAGACGATCGCCAACGGCGGCGAGTTCATCGAACCGCAGATCGCAAAGGAAATCCTGGACGCCCAGGGCCAGCCGGTGAGCCGGTACTGTGCAAAACCCCTCAGACGGGTCATGCAGAAGCAGACCGCCGACAGAATCCGTGCTATGATGGAATTGGTCACCAAAGAGGGGGGAACCGGCACGAGCGCCGTCCCTGAAGGTTACACCGTTGCAGGAAAGACCGGCACCGCACAGGTGCTGGATTCCGCCACCGGGCGTTACGCTTCCAACAAGTATACCGCCGTTTTCACCGGATTTGTCCCCGCGGACAAACCTCGCCTGGTCATGACCGTGGTCATCCATGAACCGCAGGGGGCGATCTACGGAGGAGTCGTGTCCGCTCCCGTCTTCAAGAATATTTCCGCGAAGGTCCTGCCTTATCTGGGAGTCCAGCCGACACTCGAAAGCGTTCCTCCGGCCAAGGGGCTGCGGCTGGCGGGCAAGAGCGGACAGTCCGTCGCCAAAGCTTCGGCGGATGCATCCAAGGCCGCGGCCAGGGGTGCCGAGACCAAGAAACCCGTCGGTGCCGCCGCTCGGTCCGGGAAACCAGACGCGGACAAGACCCTGAAAGCCGGGGCGAGCGACGGGATCACCGCCAAGTCTCAAGCGAAACCGGCCGTCACCCGGGCTTCCGGCCTGGAGCAATACTCATTGAAGGCGCAAACCCCTGCGACGGGAGCATATCAGGGGACCGGACGGGCGGGCGCCGCACTCGCATCCCTGCCCGAGCGATCGGTGCCGCGGGAAAAGCGGGAGCCTGCCCATGCCGGCGAAACGACTTTGAAATTACTTGTTGATTGA
- a CDS encoding UDP-N-acetylmuramoyl-L-alanyl-D-glutamate--2,6-diaminopimelate ligase gives MARALNNLLRDVEILQTAGPLDVPVTGIAYDSRRIQAGNVFVALPGVRVDGNRFIPEAVRSGASAVITETVGFSECPATVVRVSDSRKAMARMAANYYGHPCAGLKMIGVTGTNGKTTTTLLLESILKRGGHSVGVLGTLFYRWGAKSKTAGMTTPESLDLQGLFYEMREDGVTHVVMEVSSHALAQGRVAECAFDAAVFTNLSQDHLDYHVTMEDYFAAKSLLFSEYLRTGSVAVINGDDPYGARLVEKAGPGAWSYSTGSEAARAHVKSARLTASGIEARLCGPDGSMDIHSPLIGRLNLYNILAAVTASLAMGVPEAAIREGVAGLTSVDGRLQRVASPGTGFEVVVDYAHTPDAMEKSLGCLREMTAGRLLVVFGCGGDRDRGKRPLMGKVAGALGDLVIVTSDNPRSEVPERIIDEIEPGVRASGLERILAAEPGNGARGYIVEVDRKSAIEKALAWARPGDTVFIGGKGHETYQLVGGEVLPFDDRLVVAQYLARERE, from the coding sequence ATGGCCAGAGCACTGAATAATCTACTCCGTGACGTCGAAATCCTGCAGACCGCAGGACCGTTGGACGTGCCCGTCACGGGTATTGCCTACGACAGCAGGCGGATTCAGGCAGGCAACGTTTTTGTGGCGTTGCCCGGAGTTCGGGTGGACGGAAACCGTTTCATCCCGGAAGCGGTCCGTAGCGGGGCGAGTGCCGTGATTACCGAGACCGTCGGGTTTTCGGAGTGTCCTGCCACCGTGGTGCGGGTATCCGACAGTCGTAAGGCGATGGCGCGCATGGCCGCCAACTACTATGGCCATCCGTGCGCCGGGTTGAAGATGATCGGGGTTACCGGAACAAACGGCAAGACGACGACCACGCTGCTGCTCGAGAGTATTTTGAAGAGGGGCGGCCATTCGGTCGGGGTTTTGGGAACGCTCTTCTACCGTTGGGGGGCGAAGAGCAAAACGGCCGGTATGACGACGCCGGAGTCGCTGGATTTGCAGGGATTGTTTTACGAGATGCGCGAGGACGGGGTCACCCATGTCGTGATGGAGGTTTCTTCACATGCCCTGGCCCAGGGGAGAGTGGCCGAATGCGCCTTCGACGCCGCCGTTTTCACGAATCTGTCCCAGGATCACCTCGATTATCACGTCACCATGGAGGACTACTTCGCGGCCAAGAGCCTGCTCTTTTCGGAATACCTCAGGACCGGTTCGGTTGCCGTGATCAACGGGGACGATCCGTACGGGGCGCGCCTCGTGGAAAAAGCCGGCCCGGGGGCCTGGAGTTACTCAACCGGTTCCGAGGCGGCCCGCGCCCATGTGAAGTCCGCCCGACTCACCGCGTCCGGCATCGAGGCCCGGTTGTGCGGGCCCGACGGAAGCATGGACATTCATTCGCCCCTGATCGGGCGTTTGAACCTCTACAATATTCTGGCTGCCGTGACCGCTTCCCTGGCCATGGGCGTCCCCGAAGCGGCGATAAGGGAGGGCGTGGCGGGGCTTACCTCCGTGGATGGGCGTTTGCAGCGCGTTGCGTCGCCCGGTACGGGTTTTGAGGTGGTGGTGGATTATGCGCACACTCCGGATGCGATGGAGAAAAGCCTGGGGTGTCTGAGGGAGATGACCGCGGGGCGCCTGCTGGTGGTGTTCGGCTGCGGCGGAGACCGGGACCGGGGCAAGCGCCCTCTCATGGGAAAGGTGGCGGGGGCGTTGGGGGACCTGGTGATCGTGACCAGCGACAATCCGCGCAGCGAGGTCCCGGAGAGAATCATCGATGAAATCGAGCCCGGAGTCCGGGCTTCCGGCCTGGAACGGATCCTTGCCGCTGAGCCTGGAAACGGCGCTCGGGGTTACATCGTGGAGGTGGACCGAAAATCGGCGATCGAGAAGGCCCTGGCGTGGGCGCGTCCGGGCGATACGGTGTTCATCGGCGGCAAGGGGCATGAGACGTACCAGCTTGTCGGAGGCGAGGTTCTGCCGTTCGACGATCGACTGGTGGTCGCGCAGTACCTGGCGCGAGAGCGGGAATGA
- a CDS encoding UDP-N-acetylmuramoyl-tripeptide--D-alanyl-D-alanine ligase, protein MQWTVAQIVDAVRGRLMAGDPALPVDAISTDTRSLRRSDCFLALAGERFDGHDFISAAVEKGAAVVVVASGRGEGAVRAGSVAVVEVDDTLYALGELARTHRARYSIPVAGITGSNGKTSTKELLAAILEHRHGILKNRGNLNNQIGVPLTLLTMDPTHEAAVIEMGINVPGEMARLVEIAGPTLGLITNIQPAHLEGLGSLDGILKEKGRLWDALDAEGIAVVNLDDQRLRAYSKRLAARTVTCSVRDPEAGVRVVGEIESDEHSTRFRMVLGTETVPVVLSAVGIHYVRNALAAAAAAWAMGEPGEAISAGLAAYRPVGQRMQIRHMEDGRVLIDDTYNANPESMLAAVRAALAVCRGKPCIAVLGEMRELGADSAALHRELGRRIGAMGLSGLITLGELAARIGEGAVEAGMKPAACRHAKSHDQVVEWLRERKIDASWILVKGSRGMTMERVVEGMLGR, encoded by the coding sequence ATGCAATGGACCGTCGCACAAATCGTTGATGCCGTTCGAGGTCGCCTGATGGCCGGCGATCCGGCTCTCCCCGTCGACGCGATTTCCACCGACACGCGCAGCCTGCGGCGCTCGGACTGTTTTCTGGCGCTTGCGGGCGAGCGATTCGACGGCCACGATTTCATTTCGGCGGCCGTCGAAAAGGGGGCGGCGGTTGTGGTGGTCGCCTCCGGCCGCGGAGAGGGGGCGGTTCGAGCTGGAAGTGTCGCCGTGGTGGAGGTGGACGACACCCTCTACGCTCTCGGCGAGTTGGCGAGGACCCACAGGGCGCGGTATTCGATCCCGGTGGCGGGTATTACGGGAAGCAACGGCAAGACGAGCACCAAGGAACTGCTGGCGGCGATCCTGGAGCACAGACACGGGATTCTGAAAAACCGGGGGAACCTCAACAACCAGATCGGTGTGCCTCTGACCCTGTTGACCATGGATCCGACCCATGAAGCGGCCGTTATCGAGATGGGCATCAACGTGCCCGGCGAGATGGCCCGATTGGTTGAGATTGCGGGTCCGACGCTGGGGCTGATCACGAATATCCAACCGGCGCACCTCGAAGGGCTCGGCTCGTTGGACGGCATCCTGAAAGAAAAGGGCAGGCTGTGGGATGCGCTCGATGCCGAGGGGATCGCCGTCGTGAACCTTGATGACCAGCGGTTGCGAGCCTATTCGAAGCGATTGGCGGCCCGGACGGTGACCTGCTCCGTGCGGGACCCTGAAGCGGGAGTGCGAGTGGTCGGCGAGATCGAGAGCGATGAACATTCCACCCGTTTTCGGATGGTCCTGGGGACGGAAACCGTGCCGGTCGTCCTGTCGGCCGTCGGGATCCATTATGTCCGGAATGCGCTGGCCGCGGCTGCCGCCGCCTGGGCGATGGGGGAACCGGGGGAGGCGATCTCCGCGGGGCTTGCGGCGTACCGACCTGTCGGGCAGCGGATGCAGATACGTCACATGGAAGACGGGCGGGTGCTCATTGACGATACGTACAACGCCAACCCCGAATCGATGCTCGCCGCCGTGCGGGCGGCGTTGGCGGTATGCCGGGGAAAGCCTTGCATTGCGGTGCTGGGAGAGATGAGGGAGCTGGGAGCCGACAGCGCCGCATTGCACCGTGAGTTGGGCAGACGGATCGGTGCCATGGGGTTGAGCGGCCTGATCACTTTGGGAGAGCTTGCGGCGAGAATCGGCGAAGGCGCGGTGGAGGCCGGTATGAAGCCCGCTGCGTGTCGGCATGCCAAGAGCCACGACCAGGTGGTGGAGTGGCTTCGGGAACGGAAAATCGATGCTTCCTGGATACTTGTAAAAGGGTCCCGGGGAATGACGATGGAACGGGTTGTGGAAGGGATGCTCGGGCGATGA